Part of the Synergistes jonesii genome is shown below.
AACGATAAGCCACAGAGACTCAGGGCCTGTATTTTTATGTTTTTTATCGTAAAACGCCAAATACGAGTAGCAAAAAGTTTATAAATAAGCAGGTTATTTATTGCGATAGTCGTTTGCGTCTATGCAGCGATCGTATTCTTCTTTTGAAAGGCGTATCCAGTCTGTGCCGTCGATGCCTCTTTTTAAGTCCGGGTGGTCAGGCATGACGGAGGCGATCTTTATCCAGCGTTGTTTTTCATGTGCGATAGCTCGTATCTCTTTACCTACCTCCGCGAAGTCTGTGTCACGGCTGAAAAGAACAGCTACGTCACAGCGGCCGAGACGGGCGGTGCGCACAAGATCAAGGGCGATTCTGATGTCCACGCCTTTTTCACTGGGTGTACCGTTGTTGTAGTGGAGCGGCGTGGTAAAGGTATCGACGCGCGTGTCCTGCGCTTTATGGGCGGCCAGTTTATTATTCCAAAATGAGTGCCAGAATGGATTCCTGTCATACGTGTGTACACCGGTATAAAGATGAATACCTGCAAGTCTCCAATCTGGATACCTACCGACTATTAATCGGGAAAGAGCGACAGGATCGAAATTGGGATAATTTATCTTCCAGGCTGCTTTTACTGAGAGATAAAGATTCTGGAGGTCAAAGAATATTTCAGCACGTTTTATTTTTGGTTCGAAATAATGCATTTGAACCTCCTAAAAAATAACCCCTTTGAAGCTATTGCAACGGGTACGCCCGTCAACTCCAAAGGGGAGAAGATACTCATATTATACAAACGGATAGGAGGGGAGTCAAGGCCGGCCGGCGATCCTTAATCTCCAAGTACCCCGAGGCACAAAAACAACAATACCTCACTGTTGCGTTGTCAGCGCAGGGTTATGATATGTCCAGCAAAAGAAATACTATAAACCAGTGAGGGAAGGAGGTGCGGACAAAATATTGGACTGATCATGCAGCCAGACCAAGACTTTGGTAGCCACGGCTCGACGCCGAAAAATATGTAACAAACTCGCCGGCATTTTAGAGATATACCGTCTCGCCAGGGAATGGCGCGCCGTTGAATCCGAGCGCCGGGCTTGAAGCCGCCAGAAAACACGGGACAAAATAGCTGCCTTTACTTCGCCCCGTCTCTCAGTGCGTCAAGATAATCAGCATACCACTGCATCATCTCGACGCGCTTATCCATACTTTCTCCAAGCAAAAACGCCACGAGCTCTTTCCTGAAGTCAATACATCGAGAACGAGTCCGTTCTCGATCGGAATCTCGCCGCGCTTTCACGAACTCAAAATACGGGCTATCTCCTTCTTCAATTCTTTTTCGGTTATCACCGAAGCCCCCCCTTCTGTCTCTCAAAACCGGCGATTTAACACGAAACGCAATCCAGCAGACGCGCATGATACACGAAACACTCTCAATCGTTATACATCACCCCATAGTGCCTTTAAAAACAAAAAAACCGCAAAAGCCCGTCTACAACAGGCCTTCCGGCTCATTTCAAGGTGTTTTGATTTACTTTGAATTTAAGAACTGGTGCCGGAGGGGGAGATAGTTTATAATCAATAATAAATATAAGGGGAGGTTTTATCGTGGCTCTTATCAAATGCTCAGAATGTGGCAAAGAGATTTCAGACAAAGCGTCCGCTTGTCCGCACTGCGGCTACCCAATGGGCGAGATAAAAGTAACAGAGGTGGAGCGCCCCGCGCAGGAAGCGCCGTCCGTGCAGGTAGAAGCGCACCCCCCGACGGCAGAACCCCCGCACAAGAAGTCCTCCATTATGATTTTCGTGGCTTTTTTAGTCATTTTGACCGCGGTGGCGCTTGCGTTCGCAAGTTTCGACGACCGAACGAAAACGGCTAGACAAAATAACGAAGGCAAGACAAAAACAATCCCCACAAACGCCACTCGGGTAGAAACTGTTTCTAAGCCGGAGCCATACATTCCATATGAATTCGCTAAAGATTTTGTTCGCGATAGACTGGTAGCGCCAAGCACGGCAAAATTCATGCCAATCTCCCGAGTTCATTATGTCCTTTACCCTGACCAAAAGACATGGAGAATTACTTCGTTTGTTGACAGTCAGAACGCTTTCGGGGCGATGGTGAGAACGAAGTGGTCGGTTAAGCTGATCGAGACTAAGGATACATGGAAGCTGCTAGACATAAAGTTTGAGCAATAAATCTCCTTATCTCAATCACAGAATCAATAATATAAAGTAATAGGCATTATA
Proteins encoded:
- a CDS encoding NYN domain-containing protein; amino-acid sequence: MHYFEPKIKRAEIFFDLQNLYLSVKAAWKINYPNFDPVALSRLIVGRYPDWRLAGIHLYTGVHTYDRNPFWHSFWNNKLAAHKAQDTRVDTFTTPLHYNNGTPSEKGVDIRIALDLVRTARLGRCDVAVLFSRDTDFAEVGKEIRAIAHEKQRWIKIASVMPDHPDLKRGIDGTDWIRLSKEEYDRCIDANDYRNK
- a CDS encoding zinc-ribbon domain-containing protein translates to MALIKCSECGKEISDKASACPHCGYPMGEIKVTEVERPAQEAPSVQVEAHPPTAEPPHKKSSIMIFVAFLVILTAVALAFASFDDRTKTARQNNEGKTKTIPTNATRVETVSKPEPYIPYEFAKDFVRDRLVAPSTAKFMPISRVHYVLYPDQKTWRITSFVDSQNAFGAMVRTKWSVKLIETKDTWKLLDIKFEQ